A genomic segment from Leptolyngbya boryana PCC 6306 encodes:
- a CDS encoding DegT/DnrJ/EryC1/StrS family aminotransferase — protein MQSVSPSIPFVDLAPLHQPIQSQIEQAIQGVLQRGDYVMGQSVLEFEQAFSKACSVSHGVGVACGTDAIALGLQACGIAQGDEVLLPANTFVATLIGVLRCGATPVLVDCDPKTALIDLAAAERAITPRTRAIVPVHLYGQMVSPSLLRDLAHTYELIIFEDAAQAHLAEREGVRAGAIGLAAAFSFYPSKNLGALGDGGMVVTKDEAIAHKVRTLRNYGAPRKYFHTEFGTNSRLDSIQAAILNVKLPHLKSWNRDRAQIAEQYNALLKPLLSRGLMPISNLSGKGHVYHLYVMRVMQDQAESIDRETLQNRLEAQGIQTGIHYPLPCHLQPAFKHLGYREGAFPVAENLCKEILSLPMYPGMSEAQVIQVVGAIEESLATPAAVKMSA, from the coding sequence ATGCAGAGCGTCTCTCCTTCCATTCCTTTTGTCGATCTCGCACCTCTCCATCAACCGATTCAATCCCAGATTGAACAGGCAATTCAGGGCGTACTTCAACGTGGCGATTATGTCATGGGACAGTCTGTCCTGGAATTCGAGCAAGCATTTTCTAAAGCCTGTAGCGTGAGTCATGGTGTCGGTGTCGCTTGTGGCACAGATGCGATCGCGCTCGGTCTGCAAGCCTGTGGAATTGCTCAAGGCGATGAAGTGCTTTTGCCTGCCAATACTTTTGTTGCCACACTCATTGGAGTATTGCGTTGCGGAGCAACCCCCGTTTTAGTCGATTGCGATCCGAAAACGGCCCTGATCGATCTCGCTGCTGCAGAACGAGCGATTACGCCTCGAACGAGAGCAATTGTGCCTGTGCATCTCTATGGACAAATGGTTTCGCCTAGCCTTTTGCGAGATTTAGCACATACTTATGAACTGATTATTTTTGAGGACGCAGCCCAAGCTCATTTGGCAGAACGCGAAGGCGTGCGAGCCGGAGCGATTGGGTTAGCAGCAGCTTTTAGCTTCTATCCGAGCAAGAATTTAGGCGCATTGGGTGATGGCGGTATGGTCGTGACCAAAGATGAAGCGATCGCGCACAAAGTCCGCACCTTAAGAAACTACGGCGCGCCGCGCAAATACTTTCACACCGAATTTGGCACGAATAGCCGACTTGACTCAATTCAAGCAGCAATTTTGAATGTAAAACTTCCTCACCTAAAAAGCTGGAACCGTGATCGCGCTCAAATCGCAGAACAATATAATGCGCTGTTGAAACCCTTACTTTCACGCGGTTTGATGCCAATTTCTAACCTGAGTGGGAAAGGGCATGTCTATCATTTATACGTGATGCGAGTCATGCAAGACCAAGCAGAATCGATCGATCGAGAAACCCTGCAAAATCGCCTCGAAGCACAAGGAATTCAGACTGGAATTCACTATCCTCTCCCTTGCCATTTGCAGCCTGCATTCAAGCATCTGGGCTATCGAGAAGGAGCGTTTCCAGTTGCCGAAAATCTATGCAAAGAAATTCTTTCACTCCCGATGTACCCAGGTATGAGTGAAGCTCAGGTAATTCAAGTTGTCGGTGCGATCGAGGAAAGTCTCGCTACTCCTGCTGCTGTAAAAATGTCAGCTTGA
- a CDS encoding helix-turn-helix transcriptional regulator: MANTTPNDFLLSVLEGLVDGILILNPQGEVIFANTPATELCYQLNPAEQYPTEVWRSCEALIDSRQWYGDRPLVIESELKTEDNHTYRIQVQWLELEQACLLVRLEDQQRSLQSLAVTEAKKFGLTPREAEVWFLKRCNLSRKEIASRLFITIDTVKKHLGNIQSKRQAHQEGWC; encoded by the coding sequence ATGGCTAACACTACCCCCAATGATTTCTTATTGTCTGTGCTTGAAGGCTTAGTTGATGGCATTTTAATTCTGAATCCGCAAGGTGAAGTCATATTCGCAAATACACCTGCAACGGAGCTTTGTTATCAACTCAATCCGGCTGAGCAATATCCAACCGAGGTCTGGCGTTCCTGTGAAGCGTTGATCGATAGCCGCCAGTGGTATGGCGATCGCCCTTTAGTCATCGAGTCCGAACTCAAAACCGAGGACAATCACACCTACCGTATCCAGGTTCAATGGCTCGAACTTGAGCAAGCCTGTCTCCTCGTGCGGCTCGAAGACCAACAGAGATCGCTGCAAAGTCTGGCTGTCACCGAGGCAAAGAAATTCGGTTTAACACCGCGCGAAGCCGAAGTCTGGTTTCTAAAACGCTGTAATCTTTCGCGCAAAGAAATCGCATCACGTCTCTTTATTACGATCGATACTGTGAAAAAACATTTAGGTAATATCCAATCCAAACGCCAAGCCCATCAAGAAGGCTGGTGTTAG